In one Nocardia tengchongensis genomic region, the following are encoded:
- a CDS encoding aquaporin — MSLLGRRLLAEFIGTALLVCVVVGSGIAAQQLSAHDVGLQLLENSTATVFGLGILILTLGPVSGAHFNPVVSVADWWAGRRAGTGLTTPDLAAYIGAQVLGGIAGSVLANIMFDLPAVQISGHHRVTSGHLVGEVVATAGLIAVIFALARTGRAALSAVVVAAYIGSAYWFTSSTSFANPAVTTGRIFSDTFAGIAPASAPAFIAAQIIGAAIGFTLIGLLYPGPVPAENIVTPNPS, encoded by the coding sequence ATGAGCCTCCTGGGACGCCGGCTCCTGGCCGAGTTCATCGGTACCGCGCTGCTGGTGTGCGTGGTCGTCGGCTCCGGCATCGCGGCCCAGCAGCTGTCGGCGCACGATGTCGGACTCCAGTTGCTGGAGAACTCGACGGCCACAGTGTTCGGTCTCGGGATCCTGATCCTGACGCTCGGCCCGGTCTCCGGTGCGCATTTCAACCCTGTTGTCTCGGTCGCGGATTGGTGGGCGGGCCGCCGCGCCGGCACCGGCTTGACCACCCCCGACCTGGCAGCCTACATCGGTGCGCAGGTCCTCGGCGGGATCGCCGGTTCGGTGCTGGCCAACATCATGTTCGACCTGCCCGCCGTCCAGATCTCCGGCCATCATCGGGTCACCAGCGGTCACCTGGTCGGTGAGGTGGTCGCCACCGCCGGCCTGATCGCGGTGATCTTCGCACTCGCCCGCACCGGTCGCGCCGCGCTCTCGGCCGTCGTCGTCGCCGCCTACATCGGCTCGGCGTACTGGTTCACCAGTTCCACCAGCTTCGCCAACCCGGCGGTCACGACGGGACGGATCTTCTCCGACACCTTCGCCGGTATCGCCCCCGCATCGGCCCCCGCCTTCATCGCCGCCCAAATCATCGGCGCCGCAATCGGATTCACCCTGATCGGGTTGCTGTATCCCGGCCCCGTCCCGGCCGAGAACATCGTCACCCCCAACCCCTCCTGA
- a CDS encoding glycoside hydrolase family 5 protein: MTLTENRFRRWPWWEALSAFTVVSAMLLALGVHFAATSEALPCLFSGSAGCSGSGGSDLKGPLSTRGRYIVDANGNRVKLQSGNWHGSSGTWTGSGDDEDPANNAGGEIGHRAPLGLDRVPMDKIVKDFKALGLNSIRLPFSNEMISDTRPVVGLTANPSLNGLKPLEVYDRAVKALTDAGLGVILNNHTTTTKWCCSNDGNEFWNSGQDTGKWVDDWAFMAARYKGNPGVIGADLRNEIRRTTWNDPNWGWGDNQDWEAAAHQAGDRILTTANPNLLVIIEGLNWTGIPSDLFPHERPMLKPVAGLSETLTRSHKLVYSAHFYGYIGPNHTGATGLGETHDTRFREMSRDDLFKSMDELAGYVATTPDKTFTAPVWVSEFGVGTQGSDQDKAWFSNMVDYLIARDLEWAYWPIVGFQQPNNPQADNWGLLRYAADGNLKSVTDSGDWRGVHFRRLLDAAGKTGQVAPVRTWSMLYGIHEDRNESLRAGNDWDPGARKMVCPDDQRMIGISDRGQGGLCTDTNEGDLWRPGTQANTVNTEKVDTDWASGFTKYQCQTGQFMIGYSLHGDGMSAILCAPARISLAGAGRTLWIDKGDNRPASGEGGDFAPGYYKGQCNSDEYAAGIAFSWANLRYGHPDALYCRKLK, translated from the coding sequence ATGACGTTGACTGAAAACCGTTTCCGGCGGTGGCCATGGTGGGAGGCGCTGTCAGCGTTCACCGTTGTCTCCGCGATGCTGCTGGCCTTGGGAGTGCATTTCGCCGCCACCAGCGAAGCCTTGCCCTGCCTGTTCTCCGGATCCGCCGGTTGCTCCGGTTCAGGGGGATCGGATCTGAAAGGCCCGCTGAGTACCCGCGGGCGCTATATCGTCGACGCGAACGGGAACCGGGTCAAGCTGCAATCCGGAAACTGGCACGGCTCCAGCGGCACCTGGACCGGCAGCGGCGATGACGAGGACCCGGCCAACAATGCGGGAGGCGAGATCGGGCATCGAGCGCCCCTGGGCCTGGACCGCGTCCCGATGGACAAGATCGTCAAGGACTTCAAAGCGCTGGGGCTGAACAGCATTCGGCTGCCGTTCTCGAACGAGATGATCTCCGACACCCGACCGGTGGTGGGTCTGACCGCCAATCCCTCGCTCAATGGTCTCAAGCCGCTCGAGGTGTACGACCGGGCGGTCAAGGCGCTGACCGACGCCGGGCTCGGCGTCATCCTCAACAACCACACCACCACCACGAAGTGGTGCTGCTCGAACGACGGCAACGAGTTCTGGAATTCGGGCCAGGACACCGGCAAATGGGTGGACGACTGGGCGTTCATGGCCGCCCGCTACAAGGGCAACCCGGGTGTCATCGGCGCGGATCTGCGCAACGAGATCCGACGCACCACCTGGAACGACCCCAACTGGGGCTGGGGCGACAACCAGGACTGGGAGGCCGCCGCCCACCAGGCCGGTGATCGAATCCTGACCACCGCCAACCCGAATCTGCTCGTCATCATCGAGGGCCTGAACTGGACCGGCATCCCCTCGGACCTGTTCCCGCACGAACGGCCCATGCTGAAGCCGGTCGCCGGACTGAGCGAGACGCTGACGCGCTCCCACAAGCTCGTGTACAGCGCGCACTTCTACGGCTACATCGGCCCGAACCACACCGGCGCGACCGGTCTGGGCGAAACCCACGACACCCGGTTCCGCGAAATGTCGCGCGATGACCTGTTCAAGTCGATGGACGAGCTGGCCGGCTACGTCGCCACCACCCCCGACAAGACTTTCACCGCACCGGTGTGGGTCAGCGAATTCGGTGTCGGCACCCAGGGCAGCGACCAGGACAAGGCCTGGTTCTCGAACATGGTCGACTACCTGATCGCCCGCGACCTGGAGTGGGCGTATTGGCCGATCGTCGGCTTCCAGCAGCCGAACAACCCTCAAGCCGATAACTGGGGACTGCTGCGCTACGCCGCCGACGGCAACCTGAAAAGCGTGACCGACAGCGGTGATTGGCGCGGTGTGCACTTCCGTCGCCTGCTGGACGCCGCCGGGAAGACCGGTCAGGTCGCACCCGTCCGCACCTGGTCCATGCTCTACGGCATCCACGAAGACCGGAACGAGTCCCTGCGGGCCGGCAACGACTGGGATCCCGGCGCACGAAAAATGGTCTGCCCCGACGACCAGCGCATGATCGGTATCAGTGACCGTGGTCAAGGCGGCCTGTGCACGGATACGAACGAGGGCGACCTGTGGCGGCCGGGCACCCAGGCGAACACGGTGAACACGGAGAAGGTGGACACCGACTGGGCGAGCGGCTTCACCAAATACCAGTGCCAGACCGGTCAATTCATGATCGGTTACAGCCTCCACGGCGACGGTATGTCCGCCATCCTCTGCGCCCCCGCCCGCATCTCCCTCGCCGGCGCCGGCCGAACCCTCTGGATCGACAAGGGCGACAACCGCCCCGCCTCGGGTGAGGGCGGCGACTTCGCCCCCGGCTACTACAAGGGCCAGTGCAACTCCGACGAGTACGCAGCCGGTATCGCCTTCTCCTGGGCCAACCTCCGCTACGGCCACCCGGACGCCCTCTACTGCCGCAAGCTGAAGTAG
- a CDS encoding helix-turn-helix transcriptional regulator, producing the protein MSKQELPLLGVTSPACEVTPLARQPLTPQAATDLAAVFKALSDPVRLRLLSLVASHAGQEACVCDISAGFDVSQPTISHHLKVLREAGLLSSERRGSWVYYRVEPAALRQLSTLLDITLPEAVTR; encoded by the coding sequence GTGTCGAAACAAGAACTGCCGCTGCTGGGCGTGACCTCACCCGCATGTGAGGTCACGCCCCTGGCCCGCCAACCCTTGACGCCGCAGGCCGCCACGGACCTGGCCGCGGTCTTCAAGGCGCTGTCGGACCCGGTTCGGCTGCGGCTGCTGTCGCTCGTCGCCAGCCACGCCGGGCAGGAGGCTTGCGTGTGCGACATCTCCGCCGGCTTCGATGTTTCGCAACCCACCATCTCCCACCACCTGAAGGTGCTGCGCGAGGCCGGGCTGCTGTCGAGCGAGCGGCGCGGGTCCTGGGTGTACTACCGGGTCGAGCCCGCCGCCCTGCGCCAGCTGTCGACGCTGCTGGACATCACGCTGCCCGAGGCGGTCACCCGATGA
- a CDS encoding Ig-like domain-containing protein has protein sequence MTYATARTAVGAAATIALGAATLLGSAAAGAAPATITWDNGASHYTRTVSNTTPAVGEQITVSTKIERTGSGDEKINWFKDWHPSCLTYVTNSAKVTDKSGDHPVEPNLDIKTDYIAGDFTATSYQVIAKPGNVDSPTFSAQYMVGADCEQDVALDSGIEYLSSAGKATFTTKGPTITVTKAVATSTTTLAPVTGAVAGKAVTLTATIAPAQAGGSVTFKDGGTAIGTGQVGSTGTATVQWTPAAAGQHTITAEYSGSSSAAASQATANVTVASSGGAGGTGSADGILSSLGSLLGGLGAGK, from the coding sequence ATGACATACGCAACCGCCCGCACCGCGGTCGGCGCGGCCGCCACCATCGCTCTCGGCGCGGCGACGCTGCTGGGTTCCGCCGCCGCCGGCGCGGCCCCGGCGACGATCACCTGGGACAACGGCGCCAGCCACTACACCCGGACCGTGAGCAACACGACCCCGGCGGTCGGCGAGCAGATCACCGTCAGCACCAAGATCGAGCGGACCGGCTCCGGCGACGAGAAGATCAACTGGTTCAAGGACTGGCACCCGTCGTGCCTGACCTACGTCACGAACTCGGCGAAGGTGACCGACAAGAGCGGCGACCACCCGGTCGAGCCCAACCTGGACATCAAAACCGATTACATCGCAGGCGATTTCACCGCCACCAGCTACCAGGTGATCGCGAAGCCGGGCAACGTCGACTCGCCCACCTTCAGCGCCCAGTACATGGTCGGCGCCGACTGCGAGCAGGACGTGGCGCTCGACAGCGGCATCGAATACCTGTCGAGCGCCGGGAAGGCCACGTTCACCACCAAGGGGCCCACGATCACCGTTACCAAGGCCGTGGCCACCTCCACCACCACGCTCGCGCCCGTGACCGGCGCGGTGGCCGGCAAGGCCGTCACCCTGACCGCGACGATCGCCCCGGCCCAGGCCGGAGGCTCGGTCACGTTCAAGGACGGCGGCACCGCCATCGGCACCGGCCAGGTCGGCAGCACCGGCACGGCGACCGTCCAGTGGACGCCCGCCGCCGCGGGCCAGCACACCATCACAGCCGAATACTCCGGCTCGAGCTCCGCGGCCGCCTCCCAGGCGACCGCGAATGTCACCGTCGCGTCCTCGGGCGGCGCGGGCGGGACGGGAAGCGCGGACGGCATTCTCAGCAGCCTCGGCTCCCTGCTCGGCGGCCTCGGGGCCGGCAAGTAG
- a CDS encoding TauD/TfdA family dioxygenase translates to MTDADPVRSPAAWRGADFTDSAEWATVLTDTQRDEIAAAARTAAAAGLTAGTLRRDDFPLPGLAELLHDWAFTLSQGRAFVLIRRFPIDLLAAAETELAYVGLGLHLGTPVSQNAAGDLLGHVRDERVPRTGPAVRLYTTNERQDFHTDGSDLVGLLCLETARSGGESRIASSLAVYNHILGHRPDLIDVLRQPFHWDRNDEQSTGETPYFTLPAIHDIDGTPRIFYIGWYIRDAQRHPGVPPLTAQQLEAMRMLEDTANDPAFYLPMEFAPGDVQILNNAKILHSREAYTDHEDPARRRHLLRLWLTAHAFATVEDFLREGIPRRQD, encoded by the coding sequence ATGACCGACGCCGATCCCGTGCGGTCACCCGCGGCGTGGCGTGGCGCGGACTTCACCGATTCCGCCGAATGGGCGACAGTCCTCACCGACACCCAGCGCGACGAGATCGCCGCCGCCGCCCGCACGGCCGCCGCCGCCGGCCTGACCGCCGGAACCCTGCGCCGCGACGACTTCCCGCTCCCGGGACTGGCTGAGCTGCTTCATGATTGGGCATTCACGCTGTCCCAGGGCCGCGCTTTCGTCCTCATCCGCCGGTTCCCCATCGACCTGCTCGCCGCCGCCGAAACCGAACTCGCCTATGTCGGACTCGGTCTGCACCTGGGCACTCCGGTCAGTCAGAATGCGGCCGGTGATCTTCTCGGCCACGTCCGCGACGAGCGAGTTCCGCGTACGGGTCCCGCCGTCCGCCTCTACACCACCAACGAGCGTCAGGACTTCCACACCGACGGCTCCGACCTGGTCGGACTGCTGTGCCTCGAGACCGCGAGATCCGGTGGCGAGAGCCGCATCGCCAGCTCCCTCGCCGTCTACAACCACATTCTCGGCCACCGCCCCGACCTCATCGACGTTCTGCGTCAGCCCTTCCACTGGGACCGCAACGATGAGCAATCAACCGGTGAGACACCGTATTTCACGCTCCCGGCCATCCACGACATCGACGGCACACCCCGGATCTTCTACATCGGCTGGTACATCCGAGATGCCCAACGTCATCCCGGCGTCCCGCCCCTGACGGCCCAGCAGCTCGAAGCCATGCGCATGCTGGAGGACACCGCCAACGACCCGGCCTTCTATCTCCCCATGGAATTCGCGCCCGGCGACGTTCAAATCCTCAACAACGCCAAGATCCTTCACAGTCGCGAGGCATACACCGACCACGAAGACCCAGCCCGTCGCCGCCACCTGCTGCGCCTCTGGCTCACCGCCCATGCGTTCGCCACCGTCGAAGACTTCCTCCGCGAGGGCATTCCACGCCGCCAGGATTGA
- a CDS encoding ArsI/CadI family heavy metal resistance metalloenzyme yields the protein MSRVQLALNVDDLDQAVTFYSTLFKVEPAKRKPGYANFAIAEPPLKLVLIENPGHGGSLNHLGVEVESSDQVHGEIARLSAAGMFTEEQIATTCCFATQDKVWVTAPDAERWEVYTVLADSETFGTAPVLTSGETADDAQAMAICCGTAEEAAAEGACCGSSAKADAVASGASCCG from the coding sequence ATGTCCCGTGTTCAGCTCGCCCTCAATGTCGATGACCTCGATCAGGCGGTCACCTTCTACTCGACGCTGTTCAAGGTCGAACCGGCCAAGCGCAAGCCGGGGTACGCCAACTTCGCCATCGCGGAGCCCCCGCTCAAGCTGGTGTTGATCGAGAACCCCGGTCACGGCGGCAGCCTCAACCACCTCGGCGTCGAGGTCGAATCCAGCGACCAGGTCCACGGTGAGATCGCCCGGTTGTCGGCCGCGGGCATGTTCACCGAGGAGCAGATCGCGACCACCTGTTGCTTCGCCACCCAGGACAAGGTGTGGGTGACCGCGCCCGACGCCGAGCGCTGGGAGGTCTACACCGTCCTGGCCGACAGCGAAACCTTCGGCACCGCACCGGTGTTGACCTCCGGCGAGACCGCCGACGACGCACAGGCCATGGCGATCTGCTGCGGCACCGCCGAGGAAGCCGCCGCCGAGGGCGCGTGCTGCGGCAGCTCCGCCAAGGCCGACGCGGTGGCCTCGGGCGCGTCCTGCTGCGGCTGA
- a CDS encoding DUF11 domain-containing protein: MKPSLVRASVATSLALLPLGLAATPAQADPQVPSSVDFQCQAKPPIGDAQTFTMTLGVSGAAPSTASVGDAVTITLTPAGQQVPDAVSGHPLRSLRGIKLSMPVPANSTYVSSTVSGGTVAATVGQSGGRITLDAPGTIAAGASFTLPAVTVKVTAAAAGTITSTLAGTSFDDPGLTFTASVDSGTILGAVDVPVKCYPGTAPTLTTTTVTAGNPGWEPRR; encoded by the coding sequence ATGAAGCCCAGCCTCGTGCGGGCGTCCGTCGCCACGTCCCTGGCGCTGTTGCCGCTCGGTCTCGCCGCTACTCCCGCCCAGGCGGATCCGCAGGTTCCGTCGAGCGTCGATTTCCAGTGCCAGGCCAAGCCCCCGATCGGAGACGCCCAGACCTTCACGATGACGCTGGGGGTATCCGGCGCGGCGCCGAGTACCGCGAGTGTCGGTGACGCGGTGACGATTACGCTCACTCCGGCCGGCCAGCAGGTTCCCGACGCGGTCTCCGGCCATCCCCTCCGCAGTCTGCGCGGCATCAAGCTGTCCATGCCGGTCCCGGCGAATTCGACGTACGTGTCGAGCACGGTTTCCGGCGGCACGGTCGCCGCGACCGTCGGACAGTCCGGCGGCCGGATCACCCTGGATGCTCCGGGCACCATCGCGGCCGGGGCCAGTTTCACCCTGCCGGCGGTGACGGTGAAGGTCACCGCGGCCGCGGCCGGAACCATCACCAGCACCCTCGCGGGCACGAGCTTCGACGATCCGGGTCTCACCTTCACCGCGTCGGTGGATTCCGGCACCATCCTCGGCGCGGTGGACGTGCCCGTGAAGTGCTACCCCGGCACCGCACCGACCCTCACCACGACCACGGTGACGGCCGGAAACCCCGGGTGGGAACCCCGGCGGTAA